The following proteins are encoded in a genomic region of Trueperaceae bacterium:
- a CDS encoding GGDEF domain-containing protein → MSDPGDRRDDAADAVDVVTWRARFEREREAREEAERLLRDVSRARLEAQREAERQRALLDTMLDNADAYFYVKDEAGRFEYVNAKGARLFGLPRDAIVGRHQSEILPPEMSEEFARSDREVFETRRSVVLRERGVDEHGEPVTFWTTKAPFTGPDGSCRLVGFSTDVTELDDLRAELERLATLDPLTGLPNARSFDASAEAALARAERAGEPLSVLLMDLDHFKTVNDRFGHAAGDAVLAHVAGLLRAGARTGDVPARLGGEEFVVLLPDIDPAGARRVAERLLATLREARVEVEGSEVAVTASVGVAAWRPGEANLSPALRRADRAMYRAKDAGRDGVAGGEDGAS, encoded by the coding sequence GTGAGCGACCCCGGCGACCGGCGGGACGACGCCGCCGATGCGGTCGACGTCGTCACCTGGCGGGCGCGCTTCGAGCGGGAACGCGAGGCGCGCGAGGAGGCGGAACGCCTCCTGCGCGACGTCTCCCGGGCGCGCCTCGAGGCGCAACGCGAGGCGGAACGCCAACGCGCCCTGCTCGACACGATGCTCGACAACGCCGACGCCTACTTCTACGTCAAGGACGAGGCGGGCCGTTTCGAGTACGTCAACGCCAAGGGCGCGCGGCTGTTCGGCCTGCCGCGCGACGCGATCGTGGGCCGGCACCAGAGCGAGATCCTGCCGCCCGAAATGAGCGAGGAGTTCGCGCGCAGCGACCGGGAGGTGTTCGAGACCCGCCGCTCGGTCGTGCTGCGCGAGCGCGGCGTCGACGAGCACGGCGAGCCGGTCACGTTCTGGACGACGAAGGCGCCGTTCACCGGGCCCGACGGAAGCTGTCGGCTGGTGGGCTTCTCGACCGACGTCACCGAACTCGACGACCTCCGCGCCGAACTCGAGCGGCTCGCGACGCTCGATCCGCTGACCGGGTTGCCGAACGCCCGGTCGTTCGACGCGTCGGCGGAGGCGGCGCTCGCCCGCGCCGAACGCGCCGGCGAGCCGCTCTCGGTGCTGCTGATGGACCTCGATCACTTCAAGACGGTCAACGACCGATTCGGGCACGCGGCCGGCGACGCGGTCCTCGCGCACGTCGCCGGCCTCCTGCGTGCGGGGGCGCGGACCGGGGACGTGCCCGCCCGGTTGGGGGGCGAGGAGTTCGTGGTGCTGTTGCCCGACATCGACCCCGCCGGCGCCCGACGCGTCGCGGAGCGCCTCCTCGCGACGCTGCGCGAGGCGCGGGTCGAGGTGGAGGGGAGCGAGGTCGCCGTGACCGCCAGCGTCGGGGTGGCCGCCTGGCGGCCGGGCGAAGCGAACCTGAGTCCGGCGCTGCGCCGCGCCGACCGCGCGATGTACCGCGCGAAGGACGCGGGCCGCGACGGCGTCGCGGGGGGCGAGGACGGGGCGTCCTGA
- a CDS encoding ribonucleoside-diphosphate reductase subunit alpha has translation MRHRTPAREPFAWLNEDSRTFLSNGYLLPGVTPEARIRQLADRAESLLPGMDGFADRFFDYMSRGWYSMSSPIWANFGLARGLPISCYGSYVPDSMDGILNTAAEVGIMSKYGGGTSAYFGDVRHRGAAIKDNGESEGSVNFMRLFDTLIDVTKQGATRRGSFAAYLDIDHPDVAEYLEIRKEGNPIQNLFFGVVVSDAWLRSMVDGDAEKRALWAKVLQTRSEVGMPYVLFQGNASAGRPDVYRDQGYEVRSSNLCSEIMLPVGEDESFVCDLASMNLRYYEEWKDTDAVQLLTAFLDAVMSEFIESTADIPHFHRAHRFAKRHRALGIGVLGWHSYLQEQRIPFGSLMASLKNKEIFEHIQAAALEASEDLADRYGEPDVLEGYGRRNTTLTAVAPTTSSSFILGQASPSIEPIRSNYYVRDLAKSVTTFRNPVLQEVLAERDLDTPETWRDVLEHDGSVQHLDALGDDEKELFKTFAEVSQLDVIVQAGQRQAFIDQSQSLNLMIHPDTPAKDLNTLHLEAWERGVKTLYYQHSINAAQAFSRELLTCTVCES, from the coding sequence GTGCGTCACCGCACCCCCGCCCGCGAACCGTTCGCCTGGCTCAACGAGGACAGCCGCACCTTCCTGTCCAACGGCTACCTGCTGCCCGGCGTCACGCCCGAGGCCCGCATCCGCCAGCTGGCGGACCGCGCGGAGTCGTTGCTGCCCGGCATGGACGGCTTCGCGGACCGCTTCTTCGACTACATGAGCCGCGGCTGGTACTCGATGTCCAGCCCCATCTGGGCGAACTTCGGGCTGGCGCGCGGCCTGCCGATCTCCTGCTACGGCTCGTACGTGCCCGACAGCATGGACGGCATCCTGAACACCGCCGCGGAAGTCGGCATCATGAGCAAGTACGGCGGCGGCACCAGCGCCTACTTCGGGGACGTCCGGCATCGCGGCGCTGCGATCAAGGACAACGGCGAGTCCGAGGGCTCCGTCAACTTCATGCGGTTGTTCGACACGCTGATCGACGTCACCAAGCAGGGCGCGACCCGCCGCGGCTCCTTCGCGGCGTACCTCGACATCGATCACCCCGACGTCGCGGAGTACCTGGAGATCCGCAAGGAGGGCAACCCCATCCAGAACCTGTTCTTCGGGGTCGTCGTCTCCGACGCCTGGTTGCGTTCGATGGTCGACGGCGACGCGGAGAAGCGGGCGCTCTGGGCGAAGGTCCTGCAGACCCGCAGCGAGGTCGGCATGCCGTACGTGCTGTTCCAGGGCAACGCCTCCGCCGGCCGGCCCGACGTCTACCGCGACCAGGGGTACGAGGTGCGCTCCAGCAACCTCTGCAGCGAGATCATGCTGCCGGTCGGGGAGGACGAATCGTTCGTCTGCGACCTGGCCAGCATGAACCTGCGCTACTACGAGGAGTGGAAGGACACCGACGCCGTCCAGCTCCTGACCGCCTTCCTCGACGCCGTCATGAGCGAGTTCATCGAGTCGACCGCCGACATCCCGCACTTCCATCGCGCCCACCGGTTCGCGAAGCGCCACCGCGCGCTCGGCATCGGCGTGCTCGGCTGGCACTCCTACCTCCAGGAGCAACGCATTCCCTTCGGCAGCCTCATGGCCAGCCTGAAGAACAAGGAGATCTTCGAGCACATCCAGGCCGCCGCGCTCGAGGCCAGCGAAGACCTCGCCGACCGCTACGGCGAACCCGACGTCCTCGAGGGGTACGGCCGCCGCAACACCACCCTCACCGCCGTCGCCCCCACCACGAGCAGCAGCTTCATCCTCGGGCAGGCGTCGCCGTCGATCGAACCGATCCGCAGCAACTACTACGTCCGCGACCTCGCCAAGAGCGTCACGACGTTCCGCAACCCGGTGCTGCAGGAGGTCCTCGCCGAACGCGACCTCGACACCCCCGAAACCTGGCGCGACGTCCTCGAGCACGACGGCAGCGTCCAGCACCTCGACGCGCTCGGCGACGACGAGAAGGAGCTGTTCAAGACCTTCGCCGAAGTCAGCCAGCTCGACGTGATCGTGCAGGCCGGCCAACGCCAGGCGTTCATCGACCAGTCGCAGTCGCTCAACCTCATGATCCACCCCGACACCCCCGCCAAGGACCTCAACACCCTCCACCTCGAGGCGTGGGAGCGGGGCGTGAAGACCCTCTACTACCAGCACTCCATCAACGCCGCCCAGGCGTTCAGCCGCGAACTCCTCACCTGCACCGTCTGCGAGAGCTGA
- a CDS encoding heme NO-binding domain-containing protein, which produces MLGLVFTELLAERERTASLDAVDRVLAKAGVRGAYTAYGVYPDAEAHALIHALAAERGEAPEAVQRSCGRRLFTRFAAHHPEWVDPHADPIALLERLEDHVHASVRMVYADADPPRFDGVRLDGGGFRLTYRSHRGMAALAEGLLRGAFDHYGLDVRLETQGLAPHDGTHARFDVWPEGAA; this is translated from the coding sequence GTGCTCGGACTGGTCTTCACGGAACTGCTGGCGGAACGGGAGCGAACCGCGTCGCTCGATGCGGTGGACCGCGTCCTGGCGAAGGCGGGCGTGCGCGGGGCGTACACGGCGTACGGCGTCTACCCCGACGCGGAGGCCCACGCGCTGATCCACGCGCTCGCTGCGGAGCGCGGCGAGGCGCCCGAGGCGGTGCAACGTTCGTGTGGGCGGCGGTTGTTCACGCGGTTCGCGGCGCACCACCCCGAGTGGGTCGACCCCCATGCCGACCCGATCGCGCTGCTCGAGCGACTCGAGGACCACGTGCATGCGTCGGTCCGCATGGTGTACGCCGACGCCGACCCGCCCCGCTTCGACGGCGTGCGTCTGGACGGCGGCGGGTTCCGCCTGACGTACCGCTCGCACCGCGGGATGGCCGCCCTCGCCGAGGGGTTGCTGCGCGGTGCCTTCGATCACTACGGGCTGGACGTCCGCCTCGAGACGCAGGGGCTCGCGCCGCACGACGGGACGCACGCGCGGTTCGACGTGTGGCCCGAGGGGGCCGCGTGA